In Candidatus Korarchaeota archaeon NZ13-K, a genomic segment contains:
- a CDS encoding MBL fold metallo-hydrolase — protein MEISLLGGVGEIGGNRIMIRSEDDVIFLDYGKNFLREEEFFQRPFMSPAFEEDYLKTRLVSKIEGIGAERLRGIFLSHAHQDHWGYLNMLPAGSRVFIGEAAKAVIDANIELGYAEELPLEFRTFRTGDLIEVGGLSVTPIHVDHSIPGSYGFLIECRGRKVAYTGDLRIHGPRRDMTLDFISRASSEGVDVLIMEATKIAPENDPEGSLLRLLEGRMLYRWGVAPPKRIGFEVSSEEDVSERIVSLTEGSDSLILVEVSSSDADRIRSISHVARRLGRTLIMDERVAFMSEALSSLGIQG, from the coding sequence ATGGAGATATCCCTGCTCGGTGGAGTGGGAGAGATAGGCGGCAACAGGATCATGATCAGGTCGGAGGATGATGTGATATTCTTGGACTACGGGAAGAACTTCCTCAGGGAGGAAGAGTTCTTTCAGAGACCCTTCATGTCCCCTGCCTTCGAGGAGGACTACCTGAAGACCAGGCTCGTTAGTAAGATCGAGGGGATTGGCGCTGAACGGCTCAGGGGGATCTTCCTGAGCCATGCCCATCAGGACCACTGGGGTTACTTGAACATGCTCCCCGCGGGTTCCAGGGTCTTCATAGGTGAGGCAGCGAAGGCGGTGATAGACGCCAACATCGAGCTGGGTTACGCTGAGGAGCTCCCCCTTGAGTTCCGCACTTTCAGGACCGGAGATCTGATAGAGGTCGGTGGGCTCTCCGTGACCCCGATTCATGTCGATCATTCCATCCCCGGCTCCTACGGCTTCCTGATCGAGTGCCGCGGGAGGAAGGTGGCTTACACCGGAGACCTGAGGATCCACGGTCCAAGGAGGGACATGACCCTCGATTTCATTAGCAGGGCCTCCTCTGAGGGGGTTGATGTGCTGATAATGGAGGCCACCAAGATCGCCCCGGAGAACGATCCCGAGGGCTCACTGCTTAGGCTCCTGGAGGGGAGGATGCTCTACAGGTGGGGTGTCGCGCCCCCGAAGAGGATAGGGTTCGAGGTCTCGAGCGAGGAGGACGTCTCCGAGAGGATAGTGTCCTTAACTGAGGGTTCTGATTCCCTGATCTTGGTTGAGGTGTCCTCATCGGATGCTGATAGGATAAGGAGCATCTCTCATGTTGCCAGGAGGCTGGGGAGGACCTTGATCATGGATGAGCGCGTCGCATTCATGAGCGAGGCCCTGTCATCGTTAGGAATTCAGGG
- the mvk gene encoding mevalonate kinase encodes MGAEDWEVRASAPSQAFLLGEHAVLYGSPALALSVDRRAHAEVSKAPKGELSIECELGTYREINGRILEYNEELLKLAEGLKELLRRYGIESGIRLRVRSEVPVSSGMASSASVSAAISKSIDGLFNLGLSASELLEAVYTFERIIHGRASKTGPACAVLGGVIWVDWRDGEMVASSLGYMEVPLALACTGEPSRTREMVQLVSGMREKFPNVHERLVGAIADLVREGRRALEAGDLRTLGSLMNMNQGLLYSLGVSSWSIERIVWEARMKGALGAKLSGAGGGGCVVILHEDPEGIARSLTSPKMAFPVKVSRVGVSIEGK; translated from the coding sequence ATGGGAGCCGAGGATTGGGAAGTGAGGGCATCTGCGCCCTCCCAGGCCTTCCTGCTCGGGGAGCATGCGGTGCTCTACGGCTCCCCAGCCCTTGCCCTTAGCGTGGACAGGAGGGCCCATGCGGAGGTCTCCAAGGCACCAAAGGGTGAGCTTTCGATAGAGTGCGAGCTCGGAACTTACAGGGAGATCAATGGAAGGATCCTGGAGTACAACGAGGAGCTATTGAAGCTGGCCGAGGGTCTGAAGGAGCTCCTGAGGAGGTACGGGATAGAGAGCGGTATACGCCTGAGGGTCAGATCGGAGGTGCCCGTGAGCAGCGGGATGGCCTCCTCGGCCTCAGTATCCGCGGCAATCTCCAAGTCGATAGACGGACTCTTCAACCTAGGGTTGAGCGCATCCGAGCTTCTTGAGGCCGTTTACACCTTCGAGAGGATCATACACGGGAGGGCGAGCAAGACGGGACCGGCCTGCGCCGTCCTGGGAGGGGTCATATGGGTGGACTGGCGCGATGGGGAGATGGTGGCGTCCAGCCTGGGGTACATGGAGGTTCCCCTCGCCCTGGCCTGCACCGGGGAGCCAAGCAGGACGAGGGAAATGGTTCAACTGGTCTCAGGAATGCGGGAGAAGTTTCCAAATGTTCATGAGAGGCTGGTGGGGGCGATAGCGGATCTCGTGAGGGAGGGCAGGAGGGCCCTAGAAGCGGGGGACCTCCGGACGCTGGGATCCCTGATGAACATGAATCAGGGTCTGCTCTACTCGTTGGGCGTGAGCAGCTGGTCCATAGAGAGGATAGTCTGGGAGGCCAGGATGAAGGGGGCGCTGGGGGCCAAGCTGTCGGGCGCCGGAGGAGGGGGCTGCGTCGTCATACTGCACGAGGACCCTGAGGGTATAGCCAGGAGCCTGACGTCACCCAAGATGGCCTTTCCGGTCAAGGTCTCGAGAGTGGGGGTATCAATTGAGGGAAAATAG
- a CDS encoding nicotinate phosphoribosyltransferase, translating into MNREDFYIVTGREIREGKVTDIYFLRTMEVLRAKGLADKRVVMEVAARSLPGKARWGILAGVEEVAELLRGRDVDVYSLPDGSLFRPWTPVMRIEGPYSEFGILETSILGFLSSLSGVATAAARVKMAAGDKTVVNFGIRRQHPAVSLAFEKAGLIGGLDGSSGILVGSLGFRPVGTMPHAMIILFGDQVLAWRSFDEVMPDDVPRIALVDTFYDEKTEALMAAEALGERLEGVRLDTPSSRRGDMAEIVREVRWELDLRGFRHVKIFVSGGLNEYTVKELSEAGADAFGVGSHIIGARPVDFGMDIVEVEGRPIAKRGIRSGAKDLYICEDHLTYETVSRGEVPRCGECGREMRYAYLKAVDGGEVRYRIEDLGELNRRTKELLRKLRDLGETI; encoded by the coding sequence GTGAACAGGGAGGACTTCTACATAGTGACGGGAAGGGAGATCAGGGAGGGGAAGGTCACCGATATCTACTTCCTCAGGACCATGGAGGTGCTGAGAGCCAAGGGCTTAGCGGATAAGAGGGTGGTCATGGAGGTCGCGGCGAGATCCCTGCCTGGCAAGGCCAGATGGGGAATACTGGCCGGGGTTGAGGAAGTGGCCGAGCTCCTGAGGGGCAGGGATGTGGATGTTTACTCACTCCCGGACGGAAGTCTCTTCAGGCCCTGGACTCCCGTGATGAGGATAGAGGGGCCCTACTCGGAGTTCGGGATCCTCGAGACCTCCATACTCGGGTTCCTCAGCAGCCTGTCCGGGGTGGCGACGGCCGCCGCTAGGGTGAAGATGGCCGCGGGAGATAAGACCGTCGTTAACTTCGGGATAAGGAGGCAGCACCCGGCTGTCAGCCTCGCCTTCGAGAAGGCCGGCCTGATAGGCGGCCTGGACGGTTCCTCGGGCATACTCGTTGGGAGCCTTGGGTTCAGACCGGTGGGGACGATGCCTCACGCCATGATAATACTCTTCGGCGATCAGGTGCTCGCCTGGAGGTCCTTCGATGAGGTGATGCCTGATGACGTCCCGAGGATAGCCCTGGTGGATACCTTCTATGATGAGAAGACCGAGGCGTTGATGGCCGCCGAGGCCCTCGGGGAGAGACTGGAGGGCGTCAGGCTCGATACCCCGAGCTCCAGGAGGGGAGACATGGCAGAGATAGTGAGGGAGGTCAGGTGGGAGCTCGATCTCAGGGGGTTCAGGCACGTCAAGATATTCGTCTCAGGGGGCCTGAATGAGTATACAGTGAAGGAGCTCTCCGAGGCTGGCGCCGACGCCTTCGGTGTCGGCTCCCACATAATAGGAGCGAGACCCGTGGACTTCGGCATGGACATAGTTGAGGTGGAGGGAAGGCCTATAGCAAAGAGGGGGATAAGGAGCGGAGCCAAGGACCTTTACATATGCGAGGACCACCTGACTTACGAGACCGTGAGCAGGGGTGAGGTGCCCAGGTGCGGCGAGTGCGGGAGGGAGATGAGGTACGCTTACCTCAAGGCCGTCGATGGGGGGGAGGTGAGGTATCGCATAGAGGACCTCGGGGAGTTGAACAGGAGGACCAAGGAGCTCCTCAGGAAGCTGAGGGATCTCGGGGAGACCATCTAG
- a CDS encoding inositol-3-phosphate synthase, whose product MKVRVALAGIGNVASAIVQGVFKYRDLPDDGWAPGIMHTRFGPYHISDIEFVAAFDVDARKVGKDLSEAIFSRPNVLEKFADVPRLGVEVMKGPVLDGVAPHMMDFRYGEGFKVDDSQPPVDVVDVLRESGADVLVNLIPVGSYEASRFYARASLEAGVGFINGIPEFIVSDPQWGKLFEERGIPAAGDDFKSQVGATIVHRTLARLFVDRGLRITNTYQLNIGGNMDFLNMIEESRLTSKRVSKTEAVTSMVPYQISARVGPSDYVPFLGDRKVMYLHMEAEQFGGFKIYLDVKLSVMDSPNAAGVALDAIRAVKLAMDRGIGGPLVGVSAYFFKHPPKQFPDYVAREMVEAFIRGEVV is encoded by the coding sequence ATGAAGGTTAGGGTGGCCTTGGCCGGCATAGGGAATGTCGCATCGGCTATTGTTCAGGGCGTTTTCAAGTACAGAGACCTTCCGGATGATGGCTGGGCTCCGGGAATAATGCACACCAGGTTCGGTCCGTATCACATCTCGGACATAGAGTTCGTGGCTGCGTTCGATGTGGACGCTAGGAAGGTGGGAAAGGATCTATCGGAGGCGATATTCTCGAGGCCCAATGTCCTGGAGAAGTTCGCAGACGTCCCCAGGTTGGGGGTGGAGGTGATGAAGGGTCCCGTGCTCGACGGGGTGGCGCCTCACATGATGGACTTCAGGTACGGTGAGGGCTTCAAGGTCGACGACTCCCAGCCGCCAGTTGACGTCGTTGACGTCCTCAGGGAGAGCGGAGCCGATGTTCTGGTGAATCTGATACCGGTTGGCAGCTATGAGGCCAGCAGGTTCTACGCTAGGGCATCTCTGGAGGCCGGAGTCGGGTTCATCAACGGCATACCGGAGTTCATAGTGAGCGATCCTCAGTGGGGAAAGCTCTTCGAGGAGAGGGGGATTCCAGCGGCCGGGGACGACTTCAAGAGCCAGGTGGGGGCCACGATAGTCCACAGGACGCTGGCCAGGCTCTTCGTCGACAGGGGGCTGAGGATAACCAACACGTATCAGCTGAACATAGGGGGGAACATGGACTTCCTGAACATGATAGAGGAGTCCAGGCTGACATCGAAGAGGGTGAGCAAGACGGAGGCGGTGACCAGCATGGTTCCTTACCAGATAAGCGCCAGGGTGGGGCCGAGCGATTACGTGCCCTTCCTGGGGGACAGGAAGGTCATGTACCTCCACATGGAGGCCGAGCAGTTCGGCGGCTTCAAGATATACCTTGACGTGAAGCTGAGCGTCATGGACTCGCCCAACGCAGCTGGCGTGGCGCTTGATGCGATAAGGGCCGTCAAGCTGGCAATGGACAGGGGGATCGGGGGACCCCTGGTGGGTGTCTCGGCCTACTTCTTCAAGCATCCACCGAAGCAGTTCCCGGATTACGTGGCCAGGGAAATGGTTGAGGCATTCATAAGGGGAGAGGTTGTTTGA
- a CDS encoding ABC transporter ATP-binding protein yields MLLKVEKLRKWFPIKKGMFGKTMYVRAVENVSFELERGEAVSLVGESGSGKTTLGKTLLRLYRPDGGRIIFDGRDITDLDGKDLLWYRRETGIVQQDPYGSIAPHFTIYKTLEEPLIVQRIGNKEERREIIYNILREVRLPPEEFAFKYPHMLSGGQLQRVAIARAMILNPKLIVADEPVSMLDASVRVEILNLFAELQRAHRMSVIYITHDLSTTRYFSEKIFIMYAGHIVERAPTREILSNPLHPYTRALFNAIPDPDPENRLRLREVPPGEPPSLINPPSGCRFKPRCPIATSKCDEEPPEFEVFAGHFVKCWYPK; encoded by the coding sequence ATGCTCCTGAAGGTGGAGAAGCTGAGGAAGTGGTTCCCCATCAAGAAGGGAATGTTCGGAAAGACAATGTACGTTAGAGCGGTGGAGAACGTCAGCTTCGAGCTGGAGAGGGGAGAGGCAGTATCCCTGGTCGGGGAGTCGGGTAGCGGGAAGACCACGCTGGGCAAGACGCTGCTCAGGCTCTACAGGCCGGATGGCGGCAGGATAATCTTCGATGGAAGGGACATAACTGATTTGGACGGCAAGGACCTGCTCTGGTACAGGAGGGAGACCGGGATCGTGCAGCAGGATCCCTATGGATCGATAGCACCTCACTTCACGATCTACAAGACTTTGGAGGAACCTCTGATAGTTCAGAGAATTGGAAACAAGGAGGAGAGGAGGGAGATCATCTACAACATCCTGAGGGAGGTGAGGCTCCCGCCGGAGGAGTTCGCATTCAAGTACCCGCACATGCTGAGCGGGGGCCAGCTTCAGAGGGTAGCGATAGCCAGGGCCATGATATTGAACCCCAAGCTGATAGTAGCGGATGAGCCCGTCTCCATGCTTGATGCCTCGGTCAGGGTGGAGATACTGAACCTATTCGCCGAGCTTCAGAGGGCCCATAGGATGAGTGTGATCTACATAACTCACGACCTCTCAACCACCAGGTACTTCTCCGAGAAGATATTCATAATGTACGCTGGCCACATAGTCGAGAGGGCCCCGACGCGTGAGATCCTGAGCAACCCACTGCATCCCTACACCAGGGCCCTCTTCAACGCCATACCGGATCCGGACCCCGAGAACAGGCTGAGGCTGAGGGAGGTCCCACCTGGGGAGCCCCCGAGCCTCATAAACCCGCCATCCGGATGCAGGTTCAAGCCGAGGTGCCCCATAGCCACGAGCAAGTGCGATGAGGAGCCCCCTGAGTTTGAGGTGTTCGCGGGCCACTTCGTGAAGTGCTGGTATCCGAAATGA
- a CDS encoding ABC transporter ATP-binding protein, protein MSSMLSVSNLKLYYRTTKGVVKAVDDVSFELERGKTLAVVGESGCGKSSLSRAIMRLLPRNVHTYEGKVTLNGTDLMSLSEEEFRREIRWRRISMVFQGALNALNPVLKVGYQVAEPLMIHHKLDEGEALERAREMLVKLGLDRTFADRYPFELSGGMKQRVVIAMALITNPELVILDEPTSALDVITQANIMNMLKELKRDRGQTFIFITHDISVASELADEVATMYAGQIVEIAPADTFYDNPLHPYTQKLMRSVPTLRREKTLESIPGAPPNLINPPPGCRFHPRCDRAMEICKREDPPMFERDHMVKCWLYR, encoded by the coding sequence ATGAGCAGCATGCTGAGCGTCTCAAACCTCAAACTCTACTACAGGACGACCAAGGGTGTTGTTAAGGCCGTCGATGATGTGAGCTTCGAGCTGGAGAGAGGGAAGACGCTGGCTGTGGTCGGAGAGTCCGGATGCGGGAAGAGCTCCCTATCCAGGGCAATAATGAGGCTCCTCCCGAGGAACGTCCACACTTACGAGGGTAAGGTCACGCTCAACGGCACGGATCTGATGAGCCTGAGCGAGGAGGAATTCAGAAGGGAGATCAGGTGGAGGAGGATCTCCATGGTCTTCCAGGGGGCTCTCAATGCGCTCAATCCCGTTCTGAAGGTGGGCTACCAAGTGGCGGAGCCCCTCATGATACACCACAAGTTGGATGAGGGGGAGGCGCTGGAGAGGGCTAGGGAGATGCTGGTCAAGCTTGGGCTCGATAGAACGTTCGCTGACCGCTACCCGTTCGAGCTGAGCGGGGGGATGAAGCAGAGGGTTGTGATAGCGATGGCCCTAATAACGAACCCTGAGCTGGTGATACTCGATGAACCCACATCGGCCCTGGATGTGATAACGCAGGCGAACATAATGAACATGCTCAAGGAGCTGAAGAGGGACAGGGGGCAGACCTTCATCTTCATAACCCACGATATAAGCGTGGCCAGCGAGCTCGCTGATGAGGTGGCCACTATGTACGCTGGCCAGATTGTGGAGATAGCCCCCGCGGATACGTTCTATGACAACCCACTGCATCCCTACACACAGAAGCTGATGAGGAGCGTCCCCACGCTGAGGAGGGAGAAGACGCTGGAGTCAATACCGGGCGCCCCTCCGAACCTGATAAACCCACCTCCAGGATGCAGGTTCCATCCAAGGTGCGATAGGGCGATGGAGATATGCAAGAGGGAGGATCCACCGATGTTCGAGAGGGATCACATGGTCAAGTGTTGGTTATACAGGTGA
- a CDS encoding ABC transporter permease: MSVEEYSLRGILRELLRYKSAVAGFVILGFLIALSLYAIFLTPYSRAGDIWNDQNMWLAYPRNAAPEWYNLFLQRKLPPSIRLGDGMPGHERDERIVEGLRVISCRDRFSYDYDDFPTELVVLINSTYSETPPKVSISWVKPSGEVLDLGTYAPRNESYSIYVTNNVMLEERLKDYVIERLGYEPEYSITIPLALFMNYSREPTAMKGNYEFRLNVTLAKESDTFSYRVLIHGKVYGIAGTDVYRRPLDLGIVWGAPIALSFGIVSSVAITFVQLIFAAISGYYGGKIDSLIQRLTEIYMILPFLPFLVMISLLYGLDIWRLLLVVIFLSIFGTSVKTYRVWVMQLKTSPYVEAALAYGASNLRIIALYIIPRILPPVVPSLVLSIPSYVFLEAALALLGLSDPKVVSWGRIIEQAFAEGAVYKGYYHWVLIPSIMLILTAIAFALIGLALDRIVNPRLREM; encoded by the coding sequence ATGAGCGTTGAGGAATACTCGCTGAGGGGCATCCTGAGGGAGTTGTTGCGCTACAAGAGCGCAGTTGCTGGTTTCGTCATACTGGGCTTCCTAATAGCTCTCTCCCTCTACGCCATATTCCTCACACCATACTCGCGGGCCGGTGATATCTGGAACGATCAGAACATGTGGCTCGCCTATCCCAGGAACGCGGCCCCCGAGTGGTACAATCTCTTCCTTCAGAGGAAGCTGCCGCCGAGCATCCGGCTGGGGGATGGAATGCCCGGCCATGAGAGGGATGAGAGGATCGTTGAGGGGCTCAGGGTGATAAGCTGCAGGGACAGGTTCTCCTATGACTACGATGACTTCCCGACGGAGCTCGTGGTGCTCATAAACTCCACCTACTCCGAGACCCCTCCAAAGGTCAGCATCTCCTGGGTGAAGCCGAGCGGGGAGGTGCTGGATCTGGGCACCTACGCACCCAGGAATGAGTCCTACAGCATCTACGTGACGAACAACGTGATGCTTGAGGAGAGGCTGAAGGACTACGTCATAGAGAGGCTGGGTTACGAGCCCGAGTACAGCATAACAATACCTCTGGCCCTCTTCATGAACTACAGCAGGGAGCCGACTGCTATGAAGGGGAATTATGAGTTCAGGCTCAACGTGACGCTAGCTAAAGAGAGCGATACCTTCAGCTACAGGGTGCTGATACACGGGAAGGTCTATGGCATAGCCGGGACGGATGTCTACAGGAGACCCCTTGATCTGGGTATTGTCTGGGGGGCCCCAATAGCGCTCTCCTTCGGCATAGTGTCATCCGTGGCCATAACATTCGTCCAGCTCATATTCGCTGCCATAAGCGGATACTACGGTGGGAAGATAGACTCCCTGATACAGAGGCTCACCGAGATATACATGATACTCCCGTTCCTTCCGTTCCTCGTCATGATCTCCCTCCTCTACGGCCTGGACATATGGAGGCTCCTCCTGGTGGTGATATTCCTGAGCATATTCGGCACCTCCGTCAAGACCTACAGGGTCTGGGTGATGCAGCTGAAGACCTCCCCCTACGTGGAGGCTGCCTTAGCGTACGGCGCCAGCAACCTCAGGATAATAGCCCTCTACATAATTCCCAGGATCCTTCCACCGGTGGTTCCTTCCCTGGTGCTCTCGATACCCAGCTACGTCTTCCTGGAGGCAGCCCTGGCGCTCCTGGGCCTGAGCGATCCCAAGGTGGTAAGCTGGGGGAGGATAATAGAGCAGGCCTTCGCCGAGGGAGCGGTCTACAAGGGATACTACCACTGGGTCCTCATACCCTCCATCATGCTGATACTCACGGCCATAGCGTTCGCCCTCATAGGATTGGCCCTCGACAGGATAGTCAACCCCAGGCTGAGGGAGATGTGA
- a CDS encoding ABC transporter permease: YLSPTSAIPGWFYGILLILIFYSYLHVLPPGGMVDYPPPDEPLAYFLSVLKHMILPVTAWVVSSFFIEIYYNRSFFLTYSTEDYVEVARAKGVPPQQIERRYILRPALPPIITSFAFAVVLSWSGAIITETVFNWPGLGRTFAMAIGYFDVPVIVGITVVFAYLIAITTFILEIVYGIVDPRIRAGVEAV, from the coding sequence TACCTATCCCCCACATCAGCCATACCGGGATGGTTCTACGGCATACTGCTCATACTGATATTCTACAGCTACCTCCACGTGCTGCCCCCGGGCGGCATGGTCGATTATCCTCCACCCGATGAGCCCTTGGCTTATTTCCTGAGCGTGCTCAAGCACATGATACTCCCCGTCACCGCCTGGGTAGTTTCGAGCTTCTTCATAGAGATATACTACAACAGGTCCTTCTTCCTGACCTACTCCACCGAGGATTACGTCGAGGTGGCCAGGGCGAAGGGGGTCCCTCCCCAGCAGATAGAGAGGAGGTACATACTGAGACCCGCTCTACCACCGATAATAACATCGTTTGCTTTCGCCGTGGTCCTCTCCTGGAGCGGGGCCATAATAACTGAGACCGTGTTCAACTGGCCGGGCCTGGGGAGGACGTTCGCCATGGCCATAGGCTACTTCGACGTGCCGGTCATAGTTGGGATAACGGTCGTCTTCGCATACCTCATAGCGATAACAACCTTCATCCTCGAGATAGTCTACGGCATAGTCGACCCGAGGATAAGGGCGGGAGTTGAGGCCGTATGA